The sequence below is a genomic window from Denitratisoma sp. DHT3.
TATGTGGGCGCCCAGGTGTGCGCCGGCTGCCACGAGGCGGCGGCGCGGGACTGGCAGGGTTCCGACCATGCCCACGCAATGCTGGAAGCCAGGGGCGAGGCCGTGCGCGGCGACTTCTCCGGCGCCAGTCTGCGCCACCGTGGGCAGGAGGCGAAGTTCTTCACCCGCGACGGCAAGCCCTTCGTCCGCACCGAGGGCGCCGACGGCAAGCCGGGCGACTTCGAGATCCGCTACACCTTCGGCTGGTATCCCTTGCAGCAGTATCTGGTGGACACGGGCCGAGGCCGGCTCCAGGCGCTGCCCTTCGCCTGGGACAGCCGCGACAAGGCCCAGGGCGGCCAGCGCTGGTTCACCCTCTACCCGGAGCAGACGCCCAAACCCGGCGACAGTCTGCATTGGACCGGCCGCGACCAGAACTGGAACTTCATGTGCGCCGGCTGCCATTCGACCAACCTGGAAAAACGCTACGACCTGAAGAGCGACAGTTTCGACACCCGCTGGTCCGACATCGCCGTGGCCTGCGAGGCCTGCCACGGCGCCGGTTCCGCCCATGTGGATTGGGCGAAGGCGGGCGGCAAGCATGGCGGCGGCGATGGTCATAAAGGATTGACGGTGGCCAAGGCGCCGGCCGGCCAGTGGGCCTTCGCCACGCCGGGGCAGGGCATCGCCCATTGGACGGGGGGCGAGCGGCGCGAGGCCATGGCGCCCTGTTTCGCCTGCCACAGCCGGCGGCGGGAGATCGCCAATCCCTTGAGCGGCGACGTGCCCCTGCTCGACCAGACGGTGCCCAGCCTGCTGGAACCGGGGCTCTACAGCGCCGACGGGCAGATCGACGGCGAGGTCTTTGAATATGGCTCCTTCCTGCAAAGCCGCATGTACCGCGCCGGGGTGATCTGCCAGGACTGCCACCAGCCGCACAGCGGCAAACCACGCCTGACGGGCAACAGCCTGTGCGCCCAGTGCCATGCGCCGGCGAGCTTCGACACGGCGGCCCACCATCACCATAGCGCCGGCGGCCAAGGTAGCCAGTGCGTGGATTGCCACATGGCGGGCAAGACCTACATGGGGGTGGATTTCCGCCGCGACCACAGTTTCCGCCTGCCGCGCCCCGACCTGAGCGAGAAGCTCGGTACGCCCAACGCCTGCACCGGTTGCCACAAGGACAAACCGGCGAGCTGGGCCGCGGCCCAGGTGCGGGACTGGGTGGGCGAGCCGGGGCGGGGCCATGCGCCCGTGGCGGAAGCCCTGATGGCTGCCCGGCAGCACCGGGCCGACGGCGGCGCCGCGCTGCTGGCGCTGCTGGACCATCGTGACGCCTCCCCCATGGCCCGGGCCACGGCGTTGGCGGCCCTGGCCGAGTATCCCGGCCCCCTGGCCCAGGAGAAGTTGCGGGCGGCGGTGAATGACCCGGAACCCCTGGTGCGCTTGGCCGCCCTGCGTGCCTTCCGCCTGCTGCCCGAGGCCGAGCGGGATCGCCTGCTGCTGGGGCGCCTGAACGACGAGGCGCGGGCTGTACGCATCGAGGCGGCACGCCTGGCCGCCGCCATCCCCGACAGCCGGCTCGACGGCACCGACCGGGCACGGCGCGATGCCGCCCTGGAGGCCCTGGCCGCCAGCGAGGCGATCCACCTCGACCGGCCCGAGGCCCATTTGAACCTGGCGCTGCTCCATCTGGCCCGAGGCCGGGCGGCGGAAGCAGAGGCCGCCCTCAAACAGGCCTTGGCGATGGATGCCGGCTTCGCCCCGGCCCGGATCAACCTGGCGGATCTCTACCGGGCCACCGGGCGGGACAAGGAGGTGGAACCCCTGCTGCGGGAAGGCCTGCGCCTTGCGCCGAATTCAGCCGACCTCAATCACGCCCTCGGCCTACTCAAAGTGAGGCAGGGCGAACGCTCGGCCGCCCTCGGTCTGCTGGCGGCGGCCGCCAAGGCGGCGCCGGACAACGCCCGCTACGCCTACGTCTACGCGGTGGCCCTGACCGACGGCGGCAAGCAGGCCGAAGCCTTGGTGGTAGTGGAAAAGGCCCTGTCCCGCACACCCAACGACCCGGCCCTGGCGCAGTTGCTGGGGCAGTGGCGAGGCGGCGCGCGTCAGTGACCCCGTGCCTGGCTCGACGGTGCCGATGGCCGGTGCTTTGGCATCGGGTTGCAGCAGGCCCAGAGGTGGACGTGGTGCCTGGGACAAACATGGGTTGGAACGGTCAGCCCCCTGGAAGCTAGCTGCCTTTGCCTGGGCAGGCTACCCCGGAGTTGGAACGGCTCGAGATAATCACCTGCACAACTGCTGGAGGGGATGAGTCTCGCGTCATATGGACAGAGCATTTCCATTTACTTATGCTCAGGTACCGCTGGCCGTTTGCTACTGGAGCATGCATGGACAAAAGGAATTTCACTGACATTCCTGCGCTACTAAAACTTTTTAATCTTTTGATAGATATAAATAAATGATCGCGTCGAGAATTTTATCCAGCCTAATGATGGATTTTTTCCGTCTTTTAGGCGGTCTACTTAACGTTGGGCACCAAAGGAAACGTAGATGGCTCTCCCTGCACAAACACCTCAACCGCCGTACTTTGCTGTCATCTTCACATCCATCCGCGCGGAAGGTGACGATGGCTATGGCGCCGTGGCAAGACAGATGGTTGAACTCGCTTCAGAACAGCCTGGCTTCCTTGGCTTTGAGAGCGCAAGGCAGGAAATCGGAATCTCCGTTTCGTATTGGGTGAGCCTTGAGGCAATAGAGGCATGGAAGGCCAACACCGCTCATCGCCACGCTCAGGGAAGAGCCAAAGACTGGTACAAGGCATTTCGTGTTCGGGTCTGTCGTGTGGAACGTGAGTATGGCTTCTGAGTTTGCTGCCCAACCCGGCAGTCGAGCGGCCTTGCGCAAAAAGCCGCGCAAGGCCGCTCACTTCTACGTTCGACCTCACCATTTCTCCGCCTACGCTCATGAAACATATTCCGCTAAAGACAGTGTCCCTTAAACATCACCCGGAACTCAACGAGAAGTGGGTTCAAGATGTCATCGCAGCCGATCCATCTATTCTCGGCCTCGGTGATTTGGCTCTCATCGACAAAGAACGCATCCAGCCGTCCGGCGGGCGCCTCGACCTACTTTTCAAGGAAGTAGACGGCCTCATCCGTTACGAAACCGAGTTGCAATTGGGAGCCACAGACGAAACTCACATCATCCGTACAATCGAGTACTGGGATATTGAGCGCCGCCGCTATCCTCAGTACGAGCACGTCGGCGTCTTGATCGCCGAAAACGTGACAGCCCGCTTCCTTAATGTCATTGGGTTGTTCAACGGTTTCATTCCAATCATTGCGCTCCAAATGACGGCCATTGATACCGGAAACGGTATCGGCCTGCACTTCACCAAAGTCGTTGATGCTCTGCGCCTCGGGCTCGTCGATGAGGACGAGGAAGTTCTTGAGCCGGCAGACCGCACCTATTGGGAGAGCCGTGCCACACCCAAAACGGTCAAGATTGCCGACGAAATTCTGGAATTATGCAAGGCCTTCGATTCTTCTCTGGAGTTGAAGTACAACAAACCATACATCGGCTTTACAAAAGGCGGCATTGCCTTCAATTTCGCCACCTCCAACCCGAAGAAATCCGTCCTAAATCTCGTCGTCAAGCTCCCCCGCAGTGAGGACATTGACGCGAAGCTTGAACAGTCTGGCCTCGATCTTCTTGAATATGGGAGGCGTGGAGCCTATCGACTCAAGCTTGAGCCCGGCGATCTGTCGAAACACAGAGAGTTGCTCGAACAACTCCTGAAGGCCGCCTACGAGAATCGTGGGTGATGTCGAACCTCTTATTCCACCGGACCTCGCGCATAAAGCCGCGCGAGGCCGGTTACCTCAAACGTTGAAGCTGTAGAAAAGCCCAATTTTCATCGGGGATGAGACGTAAAAAATGGCGCAGGGTTTTCTGCGCCATTTTCATTTCATTCAGTGATTTCCCCGGCTCTCCGTCTCGCCAGTGCCAACTTTTGGCCGTCAGCGTGCCGCTCCTATCGGCGCCCTACTGCCCATATCCATGATGGGCCAGCTTCTCGATGTTATGCACTAGGCAGAAGAGCTTCCACTGCCCATTCACCTTCTTCTGCCCTCGAAGGGTAAACCGGTTCAGTCGCTTGTTATGTCGGATATTGCCGAACACCGGTTCCACCGTCGCAAAACGCCCGCCATAAAGCTGCCGGCCCCGTTCCGAGTCAATCGCCTGCTTCATCCGCTCGCTGGTACTCATGGTCTGCGGACCGGCCTTGCCCCGAAAGAAACACACCTGCCGGGTCTGAGTCTTCTCTGGTGTGCGCAGGCATTTTGCACGCAGGCCGCACGGCACACAGTCCCGTATCGATGGGTTTGTAGCGTGCCATGAGCGACTCCAAGATGAACTTCTGGTTGGAGCCTTGTTATTCCAATTGGTTCACAGCAGAATGCGTCCATGAAACTACTTTTTCTACAGCTTCGTTAGGACTTGCTTGACATCCGCTCGTTGTTACATACACTGTACGTATGATTAAGTTCGAGTGGGATTCAGCCAAGGCTACGGCAAATATCAAGAAGCATGGGGTTTCCTTTGAGGAAGCCCAGTCTGCTTTCTACGATGAGTTTGCTATCCAGTTCTTCGATGATGACCACTCATCTGATGAAGAGCGTTTTCTGTTGTTGGGCATGAGCACCGGATCAAAATTGCTTCTCGTCGCTCACTGCGAACGGGAAGCAGGTCACATCATCCGCATCATTTCTGCCCGCAAGGCAACCAAACGTGAAAGTGCGTTTTACGGAAAGTAAAAAACCATGAAAGCCGAATACGATCTCGCCAAAATGAAGTCACGCAGGAATCCCTACGCATCGAAGCTCAAGACACCTGTCACCATGCGACTCTCCGAAGATGTAGTCGCTTATTTCAAAAGCATGGCAGCCGATGCAGGGGTTCCGTACCAGAGTCTTATCAATCTCTATCTCCGTGACTGTGTTATACAACATAGACAGGTACAGATTGCTTGGCCCAGCAAGCCCTAACCCATCATTCCACCGGACCTTGCGCATAAAGCCGCGCAAGGCCGGTGAATTCAGACGTTGAAGCTGTAGAAAAGCCCAATTTTCATCGGGGATGAGACGTAAAAAATGGCGCAGGATTTTCTGCGCCATTTTCATTTCATTCAGTGATTTCCCCGGCTCTCCGTCTCGCCAGTGCCAACTTTTGGCCGTCAGCGTGCCGCTCCTATCGGCGCCCTACTGCCCATATCCATGATGGGCCAGCTTCTCGATGTTATGCACTAGGCAGAAGAGCTTCCACTGCCCATTCACCTTCTTCTGCCCTCGAAGGGTAAACCGGTTCAGTCGCTTGTTATGTCGGATATTGCCGAACACCGGTTCCACCGTCGCAAAACGCCCGCCATAAAGCTGCCGGCCCCGTTCCGAGTCAATCGCCTGCTTCATCCGCTCGCTGGCACTCATGGTCTGCGGACCGGCCTTGCCCCGCAAGAAACACACCTGCCGGGTCTGAGTCTTCTCTGGTGTGCGCAGGCATTTTGCACGCAGGCCGCACGGCACACAGTCCCGTATCGATGGGTTTGTAGCGTGCCATGAGCGACTCCAAGATGAACTTCTGGTTGGAGCCTTGTTATTCCAATTGGTTCACAGCAGAATGCGTCCATGAAACTACTTTTTCTACAGCTTCGTTAGCTTTCACAGGAACCTACCATGACCATTGAATCTCATTCCGACATCGTGGCGCTACAGCGTGTTGGTCGAATTGTGTCGTTTGTCCTTCACGAGATGCTCGACTCCATTGAACCTGGTATGACAACGGGAGAACTGGATGCCATCGGCGAGAGACTGCTTTCCGAGTTCGGAGCCCGCTCCGCACCTCAACTCGCCTACGGATTTCCCGGATCAACATGTATCAGTGTCAACGAGCAAGCCGCGCACGGCGTGCCAGGTAGTCGCGTCATAGAGGCGGGCGATCTCGTAAATGTCGATGTTTCTGCTGAGTTGAATGGCTATTTCGCGGATACCGGCGGCACAACAATTGTTCCTCCAAGTACCCCACTAAAGACGAAGCTCTGTCACGCCACGCGTTCTGCTTTGTCAGCGGCGATCAAGACCGCTAGGGCCGGGCAACCGATCAATCGGATTGGTAGCGCAATTCAACGTATCGCAAACACCCACCAGCTTAGAGTTATCAAGAACCTCGCTGGCCATGGCGTAGGTAGAGCGATTCACGAAGACCCTGAGCACATACTTGGGTATTTCGACCCACGCGACCAACGAGTTCTCAAAGAGGGTATGGTCATCGCTATTGAGCCGTTTCTCTCCACAAAGAGCAGAACCGTCTCGGATTCCGGCGACGGTTGGACGCTTGTCGGAATGCCGGGAAACCTATCCGCACAATTTGAGCACACCATAATCGTTACACGTAACGATCCGATTATTGTCACCGTTCACTGAGTGAAAGCTAACACTTCGTATATGGACTCCCCCAGAACGCAAGGAAACTGATCGATAGTTCTGGCGGCAGAGAAACGCATGCAGTCGTATATCCGGCATCTTTAGTGGGCTCTCGTTGGCCCGTCCACAAGCTCGTGCTGCCATCCAGGCTGCAATTGCATTGGCGCAATCGCGCCATGCATAACAAGTCCGTCAACCCTTCGTTACGGGGGAGCTGATCCGTGATCCGCCATGACCAGAAGCCCGATACCACCCACGACGCTTCTACGTTGGCGCCAAGCGCCTTACTCCGCCCGCATCATCTCTTTCGCAAAAAAGCGGTAACAGTTCCGCCCCGCCTGCTTGGCCTCGTACATGGCGATATCCGCCTTTTTCATGAGTTCAGTCATATCGTCCGATCCGCTGACCGGGAAGACGGCTATGCCGATGCTCGTGCTGGTGTGACGCTCGTGCCCAAGCAACATGACCGGCTTGGCCAACGCGTCTATGATCTTCCTTGCGACCACCTCCGCATCGTGCGGATGGGAAATCTCCGTCAGGATGATGACGAACTCATCGCCTCCTTGGCGGGCAACCGTATCGCCGGCTCGTATGCTCTGGGTCAAGCGGCTGCCGACCACCTTGAGGAGTTCGTCGCCCACATCATGTCCCAGGGTGTCATTGATGTTCTTGAACCTGTCGAGGTCCAGGAACATGACGGCCATTGACCGACTGTAGCGCTTGGCCTGCGCCAATGCCTTGCCAAGCTGCTCCAGCAGCAGGCGGCGGTTGGGCAGTCCCGTGAGCGTGTCGTAGAAGGCCAGGCGCCGAATTTCCTCTTCCGCCCGCGTTCTTTCGCTGATGTCGCGCGCAGACAGCGAGATGAGGGATTTGCCATCCAGTTCAAGCGCGTGCGCGGTCAGCTCGACGTCGAGCAGGGAGCCATCCTTGCGCCGGTATTGCGTTTGGAATGTCCCGGCACGCTCGTCCAAATGCGCCTGATCACGGGAAGAGTCAGACGGATAGGTCGTCCATGTCGATGCATGCGCGCCCGCGAGCTCGTGTCGGTCATACCCCAGCATTCGGTAAAACGAGTCGCTCGCTTCGACCAGCCGGTTCTCGGTATCCAGGATGTGCAGCGCATCGCCCGTTCTGCGCAGGAAGATCTGGTTCTTGCGGCTTTCGGTCGCCAAGGCCGCTGTCCGATCCTCGACCAGACGCTCGACGCGCGCGGTATAGCCTGTGCCGAGCAGCAGAATGGCGCCCAGCAGGCTGACTCCGAACAAACCCGCGGCATGCAGGACGAGGCTTTGCCATCCCTGGTGTTGCGCAAGGTAGGTTTCGGTTGGAGCGACCTGAAGGACATACTCGCGGGCGCCAAAATGCAGGGTTTGTTCGAACCCGTCGCTGGATCGACGGTCCGCCATTTCGCCATAGATCACCTTGTTGGCGGCTTTGTCCGTGAGCCGTACATCGAGGATGGACTTGTCCTCGGGCATGAGTCTGGCTATGAAGTCGCCGATGCGCAGGACCGTGACAACGAGACCGGGAGCGCTGGCATCCTCTCGCACCTTCAGGAGCAGCAGAATTCCCGATTGTCGGGCTTGTTCCTGCACGAGTTTGATCGGTGCGGTGGCAACGGGAACACCTTCATTCATTGCATGGGCAACGGCGTCCCTGCGATTCTGGGTTGACATCAGATCGAACCCCAGAGCGGAACGGTTCCCCTCCAGCGGCTGGATGTCGGCGATCGGGAAATATTTGGCACGTTCACCGGCGCGTACCAATTCTCCAGCGGCATTTCGCTCGCGGATTTCGAAATCGTCCTGTATGCGGCGGCGCTGCTCGGCTTCGAAATCCGCCCGCCGCTCCGCCCGGACGAGTGGCGCCCACTCCATGGCCTGCAGCACCGGAAATGGCAGCGAAAAACTGCTGGCGAAGTTCCTGAACTCCATGCCGCTGACGGCCTGGGTACGGTCATGCGACATGAACCCCGCCAGCGCCGAGATGAGGAATTCCTGATCACGGAAACTATCGTGCACTCGCGCGATGAACTGACGCGCCGTCGCCCGAAAGACGGACAGGCTATCGTCCTGTTCCCACTTGCTGACTTTGACGAAGACGGAGGTGGATAGCGCCAGCATGCCGATCATCGGCAGGGCGACCGTCCAGCGCCTGCTGCGCCAGAGCGCCCGGGGTTCGCCGAAGAAGATCAGCAGTATGGGAAAGAGGACGGTGACGCCAAGGGTGTCGCCTACCCACCATTTCAGCCAGTTGACCGCCAAGTATCCCGCGTCGACGAGGCCCAGCAAGTGGAGTCCGCTCACCGAAAGGGTTGCGCTGACCAGGCATACTGCCGGCGTGAGCAGCATGAAGCTCAACAGTTCCCGGATCTGGTCGAACGAGGATGGGTAACCGATCATGCGGCGCAGCAGCCAGCCGCCGAGGCTCGCCTGCAAAGCCGATGCGATGGCGATGATCGCCGCGGCCATGGCGCCGACGCCGGTAATCGCGCCCGCTGGTCCCATTCCGGCCCAAAGATTCAGCAGGGCCGAGCCGAGCAGCACCCAAACGAGCAACGAGCGCCCCCACATATAGACGGCCGCAATGGCCAGACCCGCAGGAGGAAAGATCGCGCTCGCGTAACCCGGCGGAATGGCCAGGAGCAGGGCGAGTTTGCCAGTGAGTACGTAGGCGATCGAGACAAGCGCGCCCCTGGAGACCATGTCTCTCCAGGCAGGGTTGAGGTGCCTGGCTTTGAAGGAAGCGACCTGGGATAGGTTCTGCTTGTCGAACTTGGTCATCTGAATTGCAACCGTCGGAGATACCTGAACTCAGCCTTGCCTCCTGAACCCTTGGAGGACGCAGCATACTACCGGCGACTTACTGACGGTTTGCTGACCACGCAACACGCGCCGGGCATCGATGCGGTCGTCGCGCTCGATATCACGGGGAACGCTGTAGCGGCACCGAGGGGTTGCGGCAGGCGGAAATGCTCGTTTTCACGCTAAAAAATGGCGCGGATCACCGCGCCATTTTTACGTCGTGAGACGGAGGCTTCAGCTATGCACGCCGCCGTCGATGCGGATCACTTCGCCATTGATGTGGGCGCCGTCGGCCGAGGCCAGCATGGCGATCACGCCGGCCACGTTCTCGGGCTCGCCGAAGTTCGTGATCGGGGTCAGGTGGGTGATCAGGCTGTAGTCCACGCCCTCGGGGAAGCCGGTGGCCATGGCCTGGGTCAGCGGGGTGGTGATGCCGCCGGGGGCCACGGCATTGACGCGCACGCCGGACTTGATGAACTCCCAGGCCAGGGTATGGGTCATCGCGGCCACGCCGCCCTTGCTGGCGGCATAGGCGGCCATGTAGGGGTGGCCGAAGTAGGAGGAGGTGGAGGCGGCGTTGACGATGTTGCCTTTGCGCTGGATCAGGTGGGGCAGGGCTTCGCGGCAGAAGAGGAAGGTGCCGCCCAGGTTGACCTGGACCACGTTCATGAAATGCTCGAAGGACGTTTCCGGAGTGTGGGTGGCGCGCAGGAACCCGGCCATGTTCACCAGCACGTCGAGGCCGCCTTCCTTGGCGACGAAATCGGCGACGGTCTTTTTCACCGCCGCTTCGTCGGCGATGGAGGCCACGGCGTGGGCGGCCCGGCCGCCGTGGGCGGCGCTCGCCTGGGCCAGGGCGACGGATTCCTGGAGGCCGGATTCGTTGAGATCCACGGCGAGGGCGACGGCGCCCTCGGAGACCAGGCGGATCAGGGTGGCGCGGCCGATGCCGGAGGCGGCGCCGGTGACGATGACGTTCTTCTGGGCAAAGCGGGATGCGACGGTCATGGAGGTCTCCTCTTTTATAAACAGAAAATTATCCCATACGCGGCCTGCCAGAGGCTTCCGCGTCGGTTCACACTGGATTCGGCAACGGTCGGCGTGAAAAACGAGCGTTTCCGCCAGCCGCAACGCATCGGTGCCGCCACGAAGTTCCTCCAAACACTCGAGCGCAGCGAGCCGTATCGCCCCCCGGCGGGGAGCGAAGGGGGGCGAGCCTTTTTCATTGCCAGATCATTTTCCCCGTGCGCCAGGTCGCCCGCACGTGGACCGCGCCGAGGCGCTCCCGGGCGTCGGCCCAGGGTCGGTCGAGCAGGCACAGGTCGGCCGGGGCGCCGACGGCCAGCCGCCGCACCGGTCCCCCCGGCTGCCGGGCCGGGCTGGTGAACAGCGCCAGCGCCTGCTCCGGGCTCAGCGCCTCGGCGGCGCCGAGGATCCGGCCGGACGCGCTCTTCCGCGTCACCGCGGCCTCCAGGGCCAGCCAGGGGTTGGGGTCGCCATACGGCGCATCGGTGCCGGCGGCCAGCGGAATGCCTGCATCCAACAGGCCGCGGGCGCGGTACAGCCAGGGCAGGTCGGCCGCCTCCACTTCCCGCAGATAGACGTCGCCCCGTTCGCGGATGAAATTGGGCTGGGTCACCACCACCAGGCCCAGCGCCGCCAGTTGCGGCAGAGTCTCGGGCGGGGCCACCGAGGCATGCTCGATGCGGTCGCCCGCGAAGGTGCCAGTATCCACGCCGGCCGCCTCCAGGGCGGCACAGGCGAACACCAGTTCGGTCAGGGTCACGCAATGGAACGCCACATTGCGTCCCGCCGCGTGGCGGCGCCGGATGTCTTCGCAGAGGGCGTCGAAGGGCGGCAGTTCATTTTCGTGCAGATGCACCTTGAAGTGGCCGGGCCGCACGTCGCCGCTGGGCAGCGCGCCGTCGAGGCGGGCGTCGCCCATCGCCAGCACCGCCTGGAGCAGGTGGCCGCGCGCCTGTTCGGCGGCGAAATGGGCCAGTTCCTGCGGGCCGTTGTGCTGCGAGGTGTCGGTGACGCCGGTGACGCCGTGGCTGGCCAGCAGCCGGCCGACCCGCGCCAGGCTCGGCGGGCGGCTGCCCAGGCGTTGGCGCAGCCAGGCGTCGGCGTCGTAGAGCCGTCCGCTGGCTTGCCCCGCGATGCGCTCCAGCGGGGCGTCGCCATCATCCTCCGCGCCGAGCCGCTCCAGGGCGCGGGAATTGAGGATCCAGAGACGGCCGCTGCGATGCTGGATGCGCAACGGCCGGTCGGGCACCACCCGGTCGAGCCAGTGGCGGTCGATGTCGCCGGCCACCGACTCGTGGTAGCCGGTGCCCCGCAGCCAGTCGTCACCCGATGTCGCTTGGGTCTCGGCCGCCTTGAGCGTCAACGTCCGGGCCAGTTGCCCGGCGTCATGCACCTGGGGCGGGCCGCAGGGCACCGAGTCGAGGGCGGCGGCCAGCGCCAGCAGATGGATGTGGTGGTCGTGCAAGCCCGGCAGCAGGGCGCCGCCGCCGGCCTCCAGCACCGCCTCGTGTTCCCCGGGCCGAAGCCCGTCGCCGATGGCAGCGATCCTGCCGGCCTCGATGCGCAGGTGGGTGCGGCCGAGGCCGGCGATTTCGGCGTTGCGGATCAGCATCGGATGCCCAGTTCCGTCAGGATGGCCTGGGTGTCGGCGCCCAGGGGGCGGGCAGGGGCGGCGGCCCGGCGTGGGGGCGGCAAGTCGCCAGGGAGGCCGGTGCGGCGCGCCAGGTCGGTCCATTCCTCCCAGCGCGCGCGTCGACCATCGGCCGTCCCGGGCAGGGTGTAGCGCAGGCAGTGGCCCACCACGTCCCGCAAGGCCAGGGCAATCAGGCGTCCGCCGCCGCTCTGGTGGCTGGCCCAGGCGGCCAGCGCCGCGTGCAGCCCGGTGAGCGGATCGGCGATCGCGTCGCCGACGAACAGCGGCTGGCCGGCGAGTTCCAGCATCAGGCCGGAGAGCCCCGCCGCGACGCCGGCATCGTCGCCATAGGCGACCCATTGGGCCTGGGGTTCGTCGCGGCCGTAGCCGGTGAGGCTGACCCAGGTGAGGCCGGGGTTTTCCGCCAGCAGTTCCTCGGTGACGATGCCCAGCTGGCGTAGCGCGCGCGGACGCGAACCTTCGATCACGATGTCGGCGGCCAGCAGCAGGTGGCGCAGTTGCTCGATGCCCCGGGGCGAGGCGAAGTCCAGGGCCACGCTGGCCTTGCCCTGGTTCATCAGGGCGTAGAAAGCCGCCGCGCCGCGCCTGGCGCCGTCCGGCCGTTGCCGGCTTTCCACCTTGACCACCCGGGCGCCAGCCCGTTGCAGCAGGTGGCCGCAGAGCGGGCCGGCCCAGAGCGAGGCCAGGTCGACCACCAGGGGCATGGCGCGGGGCGGGCGGTGGGCGGAGGGAAGCGCATGGTGCACCGAATACCAGGGGGCATCGGCGGTTGTCGGCAGTGCCAGGGGCGCCAGCGCCAGGCCCAGCAGTCGCCCCTGCGCCAGCAGCGGCGTTGTGGCGCGCTGGGCCAGCAGCGGCGCCAGGGACTCCCAGGCCGGATCGACATCGCATTCCAGCCAGGCCGGCAGCAGCCGCCAGTCTTCGTCTCGGCTGAGGCTCAGCGCCAGCCAGCCGTCCGCGGTGGCCAGCAGGCGGCAGCCGCCGCCGGGGGAGATCGCGCCCCGGCGCGCCAATCCGGCCAGGGCAGCCCGTTCGGAAAGCAGCCGGGCGTCGGGCAGAGGTTCCGCAAGAGGCGCTTCCAGCAGTGCGGCGAAGGCGGCCAGCACCCCGTCGGCGCAACTGGCCAGCGGCGCCGGCCCCATCAGCGGCGCGCCCGCGGCCTG
It includes:
- a CDS encoding diguanylate cyclase domain-containing protein, which codes for MTKFDKQNLSQVASFKARHLNPAWRDMVSRGALVSIAYVLTGKLALLLAIPPGYASAIFPPAGLAIAAVYMWGRSLLVWVLLGSALLNLWAGMGPAGAITGVGAMAAAIIAIASALQASLGGWLLRRMIGYPSSFDQIRELLSFMLLTPAVCLVSATLSVSGLHLLGLVDAGYLAVNWLKWWVGDTLGVTVLFPILLIFFGEPRALWRSRRWTVALPMIGMLALSTSVFVKVSKWEQDDSLSVFRATARQFIARVHDSFRDQEFLISALAGFMSHDRTQAVSGMEFRNFASSFSLPFPVLQAMEWAPLVRAERRADFEAEQRRRIQDDFEIRERNAAGELVRAGERAKYFPIADIQPLEGNRSALGFDLMSTQNRRDAVAHAMNEGVPVATAPIKLVQEQARQSGILLLLKVREDASAPGLVVTVLRIGDFIARLMPEDKSILDVRLTDKAANKVIYGEMADRRSSDGFEQTLHFGAREYVLQVAPTETYLAQHQGWQSLVLHAAGLFGVSLLGAILLLGTGYTARVERLVEDRTAALATESRKNQIFLRRTGDALHILDTENRLVEASDSFYRMLGYDRHELAGAHASTWTTYPSDSSRDQAHLDERAGTFQTQYRRKDGSLLDVELTAHALELDGKSLISLSARDISERTRAEEEIRRLAFYDTLTGLPNRRLLLEQLGKALAQAKRYSRSMAVMFLDLDRFKNINDTLGHDVGDELLKVVGSRLTQSIRAGDTVARQGGDEFVIILTEISHPHDAEVVARKIIDALAKPVMLLGHERHTSTSIGIAVFPVSGSDDMTELMKKADIAMYEAKQAGRNCYRFFAKEMMRAE
- a CDS encoding CoA transferase, whose translation is MLQADTPQHPCPALLAGRQCRLDGEGLATEYARALLRSLGAEIVIGAGRPDRHPARAWAESGLMALTGQAAGAPLMGPAPLASCADGVLAAFAALLEAPLAEPLPDARLLSERAALAGLARRGAISPGGGCRLLATADGWLALSLSRDEDWRLLPAWLECDVDPAWESLAPLLAQRATTPLLAQGRLLGLALAPLALPTTADAPWYSVHHALPSAHRPPRAMPLVVDLASLWAGPLCGHLLQRAGARVVKVESRQRPDGARRGAAAFYALMNQGKASVALDFASPRGIEQLRHLLLAADIVIEGSRPRALRQLGIVTEELLAENPGLTWVSLTGYGRDEPQAQWVAYGDDAGVAAGLSGLMLELAGQPLFVGDAIADPLTGLHAALAAWASHQSGGGRLIALALRDVVGHCLRYTLPGTADGRRARWEEWTDLARRTGLPGDLPPPRRAAAPARPLGADTQAILTELGIRC
- a CDS encoding amidohydrolase family protein, whose product is MLIRNAEIAGLGRTHLRIEAGRIAAIGDGLRPGEHEAVLEAGGGALLPGLHDHHIHLLALAAALDSVPCGPPQVHDAGQLARTLTLKAAETQATSGDDWLRGTGYHESVAGDIDRHWLDRVVPDRPLRIQHRSGRLWILNSRALERLGAEDDGDAPLERIAGQASGRLYDADAWLRQRLGSRPPSLARVGRLLASHGVTGVTDTSQHNGPQELAHFAAEQARGHLLQAVLAMGDARLDGALPSGDVRPGHFKVHLHENELPPFDALCEDIRRRHAAGRNVAFHCVTLTELVFACAALEAAGVDTGTFAGDRIEHASVAPPETLPQLAALGLVVVTQPNFIRERGDVYLREVEAADLPWLYRARGLLDAGIPLAAGTDAPYGDPNPWLALEAAVTRKSASGRILGAAEALSPEQALALFTSPARQPGGPVRRLAVGAPADLCLLDRPWADARERLGAVHVRATWRTGKMIWQ
- a CDS encoding SDR family NAD(P)-dependent oxidoreductase, with product MTVASRFAQKNVIVTGAASGIGRATLIRLVSEGAVALAVDLNESGLQESVALAQASAAHGGRAAHAVASIADEAAVKKTVADFVAKEGGLDVLVNMAGFLRATHTPETSFEHFMNVVQVNLGGTFLFCREALPHLIQRKGNIVNAASTSSYFGHPYMAAYAASKGGVAAMTHTLAWEFIKSGVRVNAVAPGGITTPLTQAMATGFPEGVDYSLITHLTPITNFGEPENVAGVIAMLASADGAHINGEVIRIDGGVHS